Proteins from a genomic interval of Haliaeetus albicilla chromosome 13, bHalAlb1.1, whole genome shotgun sequence:
- the TACC1 gene encoding transforming acidic coiled-coil-containing protein 1 isoform X3, translating to MPPGLSCPWRSVLDAQIARERPGGSNPRGSAERRVWGSDSEGNFETPEAETPTRSPLKEFCEPLPPGSPEPEAGTQEPSGHANLLVGEACRDISPGTHPKDEAQPEIGAPKASLGTKGETDPEDSSLTQPPAETQCPAALGSRADTGCAAVPAAAPVPVLHAGRAAQERVMSGEDAADAGTGLVEPKADALARECSPSRGQLEKGKTPLLGRKTEETTEETPVPQASYQFDPQQYDESVNPFVAGGCRLQSSPPAAPHSLSHPSSSPGELGGDLAPEPKGQVLKPEVDFTERGESPEARRAAPRKGSRIPASKLTPKRHRESPKKSAEDAERGPTEPSPPRGSPRLGPVLWDNPGLNPFSGSSALQNSPTLPKGSYQFDPDNFDSMDPFKPTKTLASTAANSCPTADNSLNEILESQTLEAQDDLVKGRDSPKKPKSRLITTTEQVKFLCFLLSGCKVKQYETQSLVLDVCSQDEGALISEIPDIANRDGHATDEEKLASTTSAQKPAGLEKKGEPEDDLEYFECSNVPVPAAKHGTEAGFEKEISKQMEKDGPGIFPGNPGLCSMDKPPAAVTGVSRSESPLDGICLSESEKTAVLTLIREEIITKEIEANEWKKKYEESRQEVLEMRKIVAEYEKTIAQMIEDEQRTNMTSQKNLQQLTMEKDQALADLNSVERSLSDLFRRYENLKGVLEGFKKNEEALKKCAQDYLTRVKQEEQRYQALKVHAEEKLDKANEEIAQVRTKAKAESAALHAGLRKEQMKVESLERALQQKNQEIEELTKICDELIAKLGKTD from the exons ATGCCGCCGGGGCTGTCGTGTCCTTGGAGGTCCGTGTTGGATGCTCAGATAGCTCGGGAGAGACCTGGAGGAAGCAATCCCAGAGGCTCGGCTGAGAGGAGGGTTTGGGG CTCGGACTCCGAAGGTAATTTTGAGACCCCTGAAGCAGAAACGCCGACCCGCTCGCCGCTAAAGGAGTTCTGCGAGCCGCTGCCGCCGGGATCGCCGGAGCCTGAGGCCGGGACCCAAG AGCCAAGTGGCCATGCCAACCTGCTGGTAGGGGAAGCCTGCCGGGACATCTCACCTGGGACGCACCCCAAAGATGAGGCTCAACCGGAGATCGGAGCCCCTAAAGCCAGCTTGGGTACTAAAGGGGAAACCGACCCCGAAGACTCATCCCTGACACAGCCGCCGGCTGAAACCCAGTGTCCAGCTGcgctgggaagcagggctgaCACTGGCTGCGCTGCCGTACCTGCCGCAGCGCCAGTGCCGGTGCTCCAtgcgggcagagctgcccaggaGCGGGTCATGTCCGGAGAGGACGCGGCGGATGCCGGCACGGGGCTGGTGGAGCCAAAGGCTGATGCCCTGGCCCGGGAGTGCTCGCCCAGCCGGGGCCAGCTTGAGAAAGGGAAAACACCTTTGCTggggaggaaaacagaagaaaccacAGAGGAGACCCCAGTGCCCCAAGCATCCTACCAGTTCGACCCCCAGCAGTACGACGAGAGTGTAAACCCCTTTGTGGCAGGGGGCTGCCGGCTGCAGAGCtctcccccggcagccccgcaCAGCCTCTcccatcccagcagcagccctggtgagctgggaggggaccTGGCCCCGGAGCCCAAAGGGCAGGTCCTTAAACCCGAGGTCGATTTTACGGAGCGGGGAGAGAGCCcggaggccaggagagctgcGCCCAGGAAGGGCAGCAGGATCCCGGCCAGCAAGCTGACACCGAAGAGACACCGAGAATCCCCCAAGAAATCAGCTGAGGATGCGGAGAGGGGTCCCACGGAGCCGTCGCCTCCCCGAGGCTCCCCCCGGCTGGGTCCCGTGCTCTGGGACAACCCGGGTCTCAACCCCTTCAGTGGCAGCTCAGCGCTGCAAAACTCGCCGACTCTCCCCAAGGGCTCTTACCAGTTTGACCCGGATAACTTTGACTCCATGGATCCGTTTAAGCCCACCAAGACCCTCGCCAGCACCGCTGCCAACTCCTGCCCCACTGCCGATAACAGCCTCAACGAAATCCTCGAGTCTCAGACGCTGGAGGCGCAGGACGATCTCGTGAAAGGCAGAGACTCCCCGAAGAAGCCCAAGTCGCGCCTGATAAC GACCACTGAACAAGTgaaatttctctgttttctgtt GAGCGGCTGCAAGGTGAAGCAATACGAGACGCAGTCCCTGGTCCTGGACGTTTGCTCTCAG GATGAAGGAGCGTTGATCTCAGAAATCCCAGATATTGCAAATCGGGATGGACACGCCACCGATGAGGAGAAGTTGGCCTCCACCACCTCCGCACAGAAACCAGCCGGGCTGGAGAAGAAGGGCGAGCCAGAAGATGACCTGGAGTACTTTGAGTGCTCGAACGTTCCCGTGCCGGCAGCGAAGCACGGCACGGAGGCAG GCTTTGAAAAGGAGATCTCCAAGCAGATGGAAAAGGATGGGCCTGGCATCTTCCCC GGCAATCCCGGGCTGTGCTCCATGGACAAACCCCCCGCCGCCGTCACCGGTGTGAGCAGGAGCGAGAGTCCCCTGGACGGCATCTGCCTCAGTGAATCCGAGAAGACGGCCGTGCTCACGCTCATCAGAGAGGAG ATAATCACAAAGGAGATCGAAGCAAACGAGTGGAAGAAGAAATACGAAGAGAGTCGCCAGGAAGTCTTAGAGATGAG GAAAATCGTGGCCGAGTATGAGAAGACCATTGCCCAGATGATAG AGGATGAGCAGAGGACAAACATGACATCTCAGAAGAACCTGCAGCAGCTCACGATGGAAAAGGACCAGGCTCTGGCAGACCTAAACTCAGTGGAGAGGTCCCTGTCGGATCTCTTCAGGAGATACGAAAACCTGAAGGGTGTCCTAGAAGGCTTTAAGAAG aatgaagAAGCTCTGAAGAAGTGTGCTCAAGATTATTTAACCCGGGTCAAGCAAGAAGAGCAGCGGTATCAGGCCCTGAAAGTCCACGCAGAAGAAAAACTAGACAA AGCCAACGAGGAGATCGCGCAGGTGCGCACCAAGGCCAAAGCGGAGAGCGCGGCGCTGCACGCCGGGCTGCGCAAGGAGCAGATGAAGGTGGAGTCCCTGGAGAGAGCCCTCCAGCAGAAG aacCAGGAGATTGAGGAGCTGACCAAGATCTGCGATGAGCTGATAGCGAAGCTGGGAAAGACAGACTGA
- the TACC1 gene encoding transforming acidic coiled-coil-containing protein 1 isoform X1, which translates to MAFSAWQILSPVQWARWTWSAVRGGGGPEGEDGGAAEEEEEEEGSSPAEGTALGFSSDSEGNFETPEAETPTRSPLKEFCEPLPPGSPEPEAGTQEPSGHANLLVGEACRDISPGTHPKDEAQPEIGAPKASLGTKGETDPEDSSLTQPPAETQCPAALGSRADTGCAAVPAAAPVPVLHAGRAAQERVMSGEDAADAGTGLVEPKADALARECSPSRGQLEKGKTPLLGRKTEETTEETPVPQASYQFDPQQYDESVNPFVAGGCRLQSSPPAAPHSLSHPSSSPGELGGDLAPEPKGQVLKPEVDFTERGESPEARRAAPRKGSRIPASKLTPKRHRESPKKSAEDAERGPTEPSPPRGSPRLGPVLWDNPGLNPFSGSSALQNSPTLPKGSYQFDPDNFDSMDPFKPTKTLASTAANSCPTADNSLNEILESQTLEAQDDLVKGRDSPKKPKSRLITTTEQVKFLCFLLSGCKVKQYETQSLVLDVCSQDEGALISEIPDIANRDGHATDEEKLASTTSAQKPAGLEKKGEPEDDLEYFECSNVPVPAAKHGTEAGFEKEISKQMEKDGPGIFPGNPGLCSMDKPPAAVTGVSRSESPLDGICLSESEKTAVLTLIREEIITKEIEANEWKKKYEESRQEVLEMRKIVAEYEKTIAQMIEDEQRTNMTSQKNLQQLTMEKDQALADLNSVERSLSDLFRRYENLKGVLEGFKKNEEALKKCAQDYLTRVKQEEQRYQALKVHAEEKLDKANEEIAQVRTKAKAESAALHAGLRKEQMKVESLERALQQKNQEIEELTKICDELIAKLGKTD; encoded by the exons ATGGCGTTCAGCGCCTGGCAGATCCTCTCGCCGGTGCAGTGGGCCCGGTGGACCTGGTCGGCGGTGCGGGGCGGGGGTGGCCCCGagggggaggacggcggggcggcggaggaggaggaggaggaggaaggctcctCGCCGGCCGAGGGCACGGCTCTCGGTTTCAG CTCGGACTCCGAAGGTAATTTTGAGACCCCTGAAGCAGAAACGCCGACCCGCTCGCCGCTAAAGGAGTTCTGCGAGCCGCTGCCGCCGGGATCGCCGGAGCCTGAGGCCGGGACCCAAG AGCCAAGTGGCCATGCCAACCTGCTGGTAGGGGAAGCCTGCCGGGACATCTCACCTGGGACGCACCCCAAAGATGAGGCTCAACCGGAGATCGGAGCCCCTAAAGCCAGCTTGGGTACTAAAGGGGAAACCGACCCCGAAGACTCATCCCTGACACAGCCGCCGGCTGAAACCCAGTGTCCAGCTGcgctgggaagcagggctgaCACTGGCTGCGCTGCCGTACCTGCCGCAGCGCCAGTGCCGGTGCTCCAtgcgggcagagctgcccaggaGCGGGTCATGTCCGGAGAGGACGCGGCGGATGCCGGCACGGGGCTGGTGGAGCCAAAGGCTGATGCCCTGGCCCGGGAGTGCTCGCCCAGCCGGGGCCAGCTTGAGAAAGGGAAAACACCTTTGCTggggaggaaaacagaagaaaccacAGAGGAGACCCCAGTGCCCCAAGCATCCTACCAGTTCGACCCCCAGCAGTACGACGAGAGTGTAAACCCCTTTGTGGCAGGGGGCTGCCGGCTGCAGAGCtctcccccggcagccccgcaCAGCCTCTcccatcccagcagcagccctggtgagctgggaggggaccTGGCCCCGGAGCCCAAAGGGCAGGTCCTTAAACCCGAGGTCGATTTTACGGAGCGGGGAGAGAGCCcggaggccaggagagctgcGCCCAGGAAGGGCAGCAGGATCCCGGCCAGCAAGCTGACACCGAAGAGACACCGAGAATCCCCCAAGAAATCAGCTGAGGATGCGGAGAGGGGTCCCACGGAGCCGTCGCCTCCCCGAGGCTCCCCCCGGCTGGGTCCCGTGCTCTGGGACAACCCGGGTCTCAACCCCTTCAGTGGCAGCTCAGCGCTGCAAAACTCGCCGACTCTCCCCAAGGGCTCTTACCAGTTTGACCCGGATAACTTTGACTCCATGGATCCGTTTAAGCCCACCAAGACCCTCGCCAGCACCGCTGCCAACTCCTGCCCCACTGCCGATAACAGCCTCAACGAAATCCTCGAGTCTCAGACGCTGGAGGCGCAGGACGATCTCGTGAAAGGCAGAGACTCCCCGAAGAAGCCCAAGTCGCGCCTGATAAC GACCACTGAACAAGTgaaatttctctgttttctgtt GAGCGGCTGCAAGGTGAAGCAATACGAGACGCAGTCCCTGGTCCTGGACGTTTGCTCTCAG GATGAAGGAGCGTTGATCTCAGAAATCCCAGATATTGCAAATCGGGATGGACACGCCACCGATGAGGAGAAGTTGGCCTCCACCACCTCCGCACAGAAACCAGCCGGGCTGGAGAAGAAGGGCGAGCCAGAAGATGACCTGGAGTACTTTGAGTGCTCGAACGTTCCCGTGCCGGCAGCGAAGCACGGCACGGAGGCAG GCTTTGAAAAGGAGATCTCCAAGCAGATGGAAAAGGATGGGCCTGGCATCTTCCCC GGCAATCCCGGGCTGTGCTCCATGGACAAACCCCCCGCCGCCGTCACCGGTGTGAGCAGGAGCGAGAGTCCCCTGGACGGCATCTGCCTCAGTGAATCCGAGAAGACGGCCGTGCTCACGCTCATCAGAGAGGAG ATAATCACAAAGGAGATCGAAGCAAACGAGTGGAAGAAGAAATACGAAGAGAGTCGCCAGGAAGTCTTAGAGATGAG GAAAATCGTGGCCGAGTATGAGAAGACCATTGCCCAGATGATAG AGGATGAGCAGAGGACAAACATGACATCTCAGAAGAACCTGCAGCAGCTCACGATGGAAAAGGACCAGGCTCTGGCAGACCTAAACTCAGTGGAGAGGTCCCTGTCGGATCTCTTCAGGAGATACGAAAACCTGAAGGGTGTCCTAGAAGGCTTTAAGAAG aatgaagAAGCTCTGAAGAAGTGTGCTCAAGATTATTTAACCCGGGTCAAGCAAGAAGAGCAGCGGTATCAGGCCCTGAAAGTCCACGCAGAAGAAAAACTAGACAA AGCCAACGAGGAGATCGCGCAGGTGCGCACCAAGGCCAAAGCGGAGAGCGCGGCGCTGCACGCCGGGCTGCGCAAGGAGCAGATGAAGGTGGAGTCCCTGGAGAGAGCCCTCCAGCAGAAG aacCAGGAGATTGAGGAGCTGACCAAGATCTGCGATGAGCTGATAGCGAAGCTGGGAAAGACAGACTGA
- the TACC1 gene encoding transforming acidic coiled-coil-containing protein 1 isoform X2 gives MAFSAWQILSPVQWARWTWSAVRGGGGPEGEDGGAAEEEEEEEGSSPAEGTALGFSSDSEGNFETPEAETPTRSPLKEFCEPLPPGSPEPEAGTQEPSGHANLLVGEACRDISPGTHPKDEAQPEIGAPKASLGTKGETDPEDSSLTQPPAETQCPAALGSRADTGCAAVPAAAPVPVLHAGRAAQERVMSGEDAADAGTGLVEPKADALARECSPSRGQLEKGKTPLLGRKTEETTEETPVPQASYQFDPQQYDESVNPFVAGGCRLQSSPPAAPHSLSHPSSSPGELGGDLAPEPKGQVLKPEVDFTERGESPEARRAAPRKGSRIPASKLTPKRHRESPKKSAEDAERGPTEPSPPRGSPRLGPVLWDNPGLNPFSGSSALQNSPTLPKGSYQFDPDNFDSMDPFKPTKTLASTAANSCPTADNSLNEILESQTLEAQDDLVKGRDSPKKPKSRLITSGCKVKQYETQSLVLDVCSQDEGALISEIPDIANRDGHATDEEKLASTTSAQKPAGLEKKGEPEDDLEYFECSNVPVPAAKHGTEAGFEKEISKQMEKDGPGIFPGNPGLCSMDKPPAAVTGVSRSESPLDGICLSESEKTAVLTLIREEIITKEIEANEWKKKYEESRQEVLEMRKIVAEYEKTIAQMIEDEQRTNMTSQKNLQQLTMEKDQALADLNSVERSLSDLFRRYENLKGVLEGFKKNEEALKKCAQDYLTRVKQEEQRYQALKVHAEEKLDKANEEIAQVRTKAKAESAALHAGLRKEQMKVESLERALQQKNQEIEELTKICDELIAKLGKTD, from the exons ATGGCGTTCAGCGCCTGGCAGATCCTCTCGCCGGTGCAGTGGGCCCGGTGGACCTGGTCGGCGGTGCGGGGCGGGGGTGGCCCCGagggggaggacggcggggcggcggaggaggaggaggaggaggaaggctcctCGCCGGCCGAGGGCACGGCTCTCGGTTTCAG CTCGGACTCCGAAGGTAATTTTGAGACCCCTGAAGCAGAAACGCCGACCCGCTCGCCGCTAAAGGAGTTCTGCGAGCCGCTGCCGCCGGGATCGCCGGAGCCTGAGGCCGGGACCCAAG AGCCAAGTGGCCATGCCAACCTGCTGGTAGGGGAAGCCTGCCGGGACATCTCACCTGGGACGCACCCCAAAGATGAGGCTCAACCGGAGATCGGAGCCCCTAAAGCCAGCTTGGGTACTAAAGGGGAAACCGACCCCGAAGACTCATCCCTGACACAGCCGCCGGCTGAAACCCAGTGTCCAGCTGcgctgggaagcagggctgaCACTGGCTGCGCTGCCGTACCTGCCGCAGCGCCAGTGCCGGTGCTCCAtgcgggcagagctgcccaggaGCGGGTCATGTCCGGAGAGGACGCGGCGGATGCCGGCACGGGGCTGGTGGAGCCAAAGGCTGATGCCCTGGCCCGGGAGTGCTCGCCCAGCCGGGGCCAGCTTGAGAAAGGGAAAACACCTTTGCTggggaggaaaacagaagaaaccacAGAGGAGACCCCAGTGCCCCAAGCATCCTACCAGTTCGACCCCCAGCAGTACGACGAGAGTGTAAACCCCTTTGTGGCAGGGGGCTGCCGGCTGCAGAGCtctcccccggcagccccgcaCAGCCTCTcccatcccagcagcagccctggtgagctgggaggggaccTGGCCCCGGAGCCCAAAGGGCAGGTCCTTAAACCCGAGGTCGATTTTACGGAGCGGGGAGAGAGCCcggaggccaggagagctgcGCCCAGGAAGGGCAGCAGGATCCCGGCCAGCAAGCTGACACCGAAGAGACACCGAGAATCCCCCAAGAAATCAGCTGAGGATGCGGAGAGGGGTCCCACGGAGCCGTCGCCTCCCCGAGGCTCCCCCCGGCTGGGTCCCGTGCTCTGGGACAACCCGGGTCTCAACCCCTTCAGTGGCAGCTCAGCGCTGCAAAACTCGCCGACTCTCCCCAAGGGCTCTTACCAGTTTGACCCGGATAACTTTGACTCCATGGATCCGTTTAAGCCCACCAAGACCCTCGCCAGCACCGCTGCCAACTCCTGCCCCACTGCCGATAACAGCCTCAACGAAATCCTCGAGTCTCAGACGCTGGAGGCGCAGGACGATCTCGTGAAAGGCAGAGACTCCCCGAAGAAGCCCAAGTCGCGCCTGATAAC GAGCGGCTGCAAGGTGAAGCAATACGAGACGCAGTCCCTGGTCCTGGACGTTTGCTCTCAG GATGAAGGAGCGTTGATCTCAGAAATCCCAGATATTGCAAATCGGGATGGACACGCCACCGATGAGGAGAAGTTGGCCTCCACCACCTCCGCACAGAAACCAGCCGGGCTGGAGAAGAAGGGCGAGCCAGAAGATGACCTGGAGTACTTTGAGTGCTCGAACGTTCCCGTGCCGGCAGCGAAGCACGGCACGGAGGCAG GCTTTGAAAAGGAGATCTCCAAGCAGATGGAAAAGGATGGGCCTGGCATCTTCCCC GGCAATCCCGGGCTGTGCTCCATGGACAAACCCCCCGCCGCCGTCACCGGTGTGAGCAGGAGCGAGAGTCCCCTGGACGGCATCTGCCTCAGTGAATCCGAGAAGACGGCCGTGCTCACGCTCATCAGAGAGGAG ATAATCACAAAGGAGATCGAAGCAAACGAGTGGAAGAAGAAATACGAAGAGAGTCGCCAGGAAGTCTTAGAGATGAG GAAAATCGTGGCCGAGTATGAGAAGACCATTGCCCAGATGATAG AGGATGAGCAGAGGACAAACATGACATCTCAGAAGAACCTGCAGCAGCTCACGATGGAAAAGGACCAGGCTCTGGCAGACCTAAACTCAGTGGAGAGGTCCCTGTCGGATCTCTTCAGGAGATACGAAAACCTGAAGGGTGTCCTAGAAGGCTTTAAGAAG aatgaagAAGCTCTGAAGAAGTGTGCTCAAGATTATTTAACCCGGGTCAAGCAAGAAGAGCAGCGGTATCAGGCCCTGAAAGTCCACGCAGAAGAAAAACTAGACAA AGCCAACGAGGAGATCGCGCAGGTGCGCACCAAGGCCAAAGCGGAGAGCGCGGCGCTGCACGCCGGGCTGCGCAAGGAGCAGATGAAGGTGGAGTCCCTGGAGAGAGCCCTCCAGCAGAAG aacCAGGAGATTGAGGAGCTGACCAAGATCTGCGATGAGCTGATAGCGAAGCTGGGAAAGACAGACTGA
- the TACC1 gene encoding transforming acidic coiled-coil-containing protein 1 isoform X4 has product MGAAQSQKPRESGTPQRRSDSEGNFETPEAETPTRSPLKEFCEPLPPGSPEPEAGTQEPSGHANLLVGEACRDISPGTHPKDEAQPEIGAPKASLGTKGETDPEDSSLTQPPAETQCPAALGSRADTGCAAVPAAAPVPVLHAGRAAQERVMSGEDAADAGTGLVEPKADALARECSPSRGQLEKGKTPLLGRKTEETTEETPVPQASYQFDPQQYDESVNPFVAGGCRLQSSPPAAPHSLSHPSSSPGELGGDLAPEPKGQVLKPEVDFTERGESPEARRAAPRKGSRIPASKLTPKRHRESPKKSAEDAERGPTEPSPPRGSPRLGPVLWDNPGLNPFSGSSALQNSPTLPKGSYQFDPDNFDSMDPFKPTKTLASTAANSCPTADNSLNEILESQTLEAQDDLVKGRDSPKKPKSRLITTTEQVKFLCFLLSGCKVKQYETQSLVLDVCSQDEGALISEIPDIANRDGHATDEEKLASTTSAQKPAGLEKKGEPEDDLEYFECSNVPVPAAKHGTEAGFEKEISKQMEKDGPGIFPGNPGLCSMDKPPAAVTGVSRSESPLDGICLSESEKTAVLTLIREEIITKEIEANEWKKKYEESRQEVLEMRKIVAEYEKTIAQMIEDEQRTNMTSQKNLQQLTMEKDQALADLNSVERSLSDLFRRYENLKGVLEGFKKNEEALKKCAQDYLTRVKQEEQRYQALKVHAEEKLDKANEEIAQVRTKAKAESAALHAGLRKEQMKVESLERALQQKNQEIEELTKICDELIAKLGKTD; this is encoded by the exons ATGGGGGCGGCCCAGAGTCAGAAGCCACGGGAGTCCGGGACCCCGCAACGCCG CTCGGACTCCGAAGGTAATTTTGAGACCCCTGAAGCAGAAACGCCGACCCGCTCGCCGCTAAAGGAGTTCTGCGAGCCGCTGCCGCCGGGATCGCCGGAGCCTGAGGCCGGGACCCAAG AGCCAAGTGGCCATGCCAACCTGCTGGTAGGGGAAGCCTGCCGGGACATCTCACCTGGGACGCACCCCAAAGATGAGGCTCAACCGGAGATCGGAGCCCCTAAAGCCAGCTTGGGTACTAAAGGGGAAACCGACCCCGAAGACTCATCCCTGACACAGCCGCCGGCTGAAACCCAGTGTCCAGCTGcgctgggaagcagggctgaCACTGGCTGCGCTGCCGTACCTGCCGCAGCGCCAGTGCCGGTGCTCCAtgcgggcagagctgcccaggaGCGGGTCATGTCCGGAGAGGACGCGGCGGATGCCGGCACGGGGCTGGTGGAGCCAAAGGCTGATGCCCTGGCCCGGGAGTGCTCGCCCAGCCGGGGCCAGCTTGAGAAAGGGAAAACACCTTTGCTggggaggaaaacagaagaaaccacAGAGGAGACCCCAGTGCCCCAAGCATCCTACCAGTTCGACCCCCAGCAGTACGACGAGAGTGTAAACCCCTTTGTGGCAGGGGGCTGCCGGCTGCAGAGCtctcccccggcagccccgcaCAGCCTCTcccatcccagcagcagccctggtgagctgggaggggaccTGGCCCCGGAGCCCAAAGGGCAGGTCCTTAAACCCGAGGTCGATTTTACGGAGCGGGGAGAGAGCCcggaggccaggagagctgcGCCCAGGAAGGGCAGCAGGATCCCGGCCAGCAAGCTGACACCGAAGAGACACCGAGAATCCCCCAAGAAATCAGCTGAGGATGCGGAGAGGGGTCCCACGGAGCCGTCGCCTCCCCGAGGCTCCCCCCGGCTGGGTCCCGTGCTCTGGGACAACCCGGGTCTCAACCCCTTCAGTGGCAGCTCAGCGCTGCAAAACTCGCCGACTCTCCCCAAGGGCTCTTACCAGTTTGACCCGGATAACTTTGACTCCATGGATCCGTTTAAGCCCACCAAGACCCTCGCCAGCACCGCTGCCAACTCCTGCCCCACTGCCGATAACAGCCTCAACGAAATCCTCGAGTCTCAGACGCTGGAGGCGCAGGACGATCTCGTGAAAGGCAGAGACTCCCCGAAGAAGCCCAAGTCGCGCCTGATAAC GACCACTGAACAAGTgaaatttctctgttttctgtt GAGCGGCTGCAAGGTGAAGCAATACGAGACGCAGTCCCTGGTCCTGGACGTTTGCTCTCAG GATGAAGGAGCGTTGATCTCAGAAATCCCAGATATTGCAAATCGGGATGGACACGCCACCGATGAGGAGAAGTTGGCCTCCACCACCTCCGCACAGAAACCAGCCGGGCTGGAGAAGAAGGGCGAGCCAGAAGATGACCTGGAGTACTTTGAGTGCTCGAACGTTCCCGTGCCGGCAGCGAAGCACGGCACGGAGGCAG GCTTTGAAAAGGAGATCTCCAAGCAGATGGAAAAGGATGGGCCTGGCATCTTCCCC GGCAATCCCGGGCTGTGCTCCATGGACAAACCCCCCGCCGCCGTCACCGGTGTGAGCAGGAGCGAGAGTCCCCTGGACGGCATCTGCCTCAGTGAATCCGAGAAGACGGCCGTGCTCACGCTCATCAGAGAGGAG ATAATCACAAAGGAGATCGAAGCAAACGAGTGGAAGAAGAAATACGAAGAGAGTCGCCAGGAAGTCTTAGAGATGAG GAAAATCGTGGCCGAGTATGAGAAGACCATTGCCCAGATGATAG AGGATGAGCAGAGGACAAACATGACATCTCAGAAGAACCTGCAGCAGCTCACGATGGAAAAGGACCAGGCTCTGGCAGACCTAAACTCAGTGGAGAGGTCCCTGTCGGATCTCTTCAGGAGATACGAAAACCTGAAGGGTGTCCTAGAAGGCTTTAAGAAG aatgaagAAGCTCTGAAGAAGTGTGCTCAAGATTATTTAACCCGGGTCAAGCAAGAAGAGCAGCGGTATCAGGCCCTGAAAGTCCACGCAGAAGAAAAACTAGACAA AGCCAACGAGGAGATCGCGCAGGTGCGCACCAAGGCCAAAGCGGAGAGCGCGGCGCTGCACGCCGGGCTGCGCAAGGAGCAGATGAAGGTGGAGTCCCTGGAGAGAGCCCTCCAGCAGAAG aacCAGGAGATTGAGGAGCTGACCAAGATCTGCGATGAGCTGATAGCGAAGCTGGGAAAGACAGACTGA